A DNA window from Drosophila pseudoobscura strain MV-25-SWS-2005 chromosome 2, UCI_Dpse_MV25, whole genome shotgun sequence contains the following coding sequences:
- the kmr gene encoding uncharacterized protein kmr isoform X10 yields the protein MFGCIYQLWDWLEAPPLFTAGTMDAKKLQQLQEAAILAQQQKKLPLAYQTNLMDYRTATHSPAAIYHQALYQQSPTATSSSGGGPLSPIEMQPQSKHHHLMKHGHGGTSSSSHSSPYHQSYSSSGGTGEQIYQSPTERTYLAAAGRLQASNAMAGHNPISALQAQYQQLHQAKMHAKLATQNEAAHQQQRTFAMRQAINPPTGHYHMSQSPSMVSNMTTITQQQQQQQQQLLQQQQQRAPPSTLNLQNQYQPAQGPLKLQQQQQQQQQQQQQQPQMPKHYQEQLYAHQQQLQLQQQQQQQQQQQQQQQQQHRHKADLQTPGSEHGTVYIQQNHPGHVVNQACQTQISTVKPKATPSSEESSSTSTKSPTHAPLDRKKSAGSIQALKSPITKRPPTSPVTLSGWLHKQGSDGLKVWRKRWFVLAEYCMYYYKGPEEEKLLGSVLLPSYRVSACLPEDKIYRKFAFKCEHQNMRTYWLAAESADAMMQWVRALAAASLMQAPSSGESEPSVSSSLNHSGENSDSGIHTLQSQPSKGQPTPSSDNAGSTGGGGAQPLYANAPPKPRRTNDGGYSSPSPEHNEQPQQQQQSSSRRLMSPTQQLYQQQQQHQQQQQQQRSQQQPQQPQQQQHHAIYDTRTGHVSSALQLQQAQQQYNLDHLEAQFQQQQLDMEEQIVRLQQQRAAEEIYGEREIYMAKLIQQQRAAGGGGYPTQQQLLQAERRTPDAYGRSKQQRLFAAAAAAADYEDIYNMSQLGGGGGGAVPMSAQEALLQEAASYRRPLSPPSYDGSKHLPAMPQRYTPNHLEANADQLINTMDLRARSAAAIVRPHSADFLEYEARAEAAAAAAAAAVAQSKHESGRAPRPKSSLDINRTPDSFYYSEASYAEKMRKSALYLQSGGAGAAQPQQAGSYRTAAGDFGSGVNTIGYENPYERAYKRQELLAEAQAQGGVASSMPRMSRSASQGAGCGSVARSASALPQQQQHQHQLQQQHSEELPPLNVHPGSIFPPSMSTQEIICKNEQFLRSASARLPKRSGGMDDDYSAGNSTTTSPTSGAVPSPQHAQDGERKREESMKRLLEWKQRMLQSPLTRKGVQQGGSNMSAMSKLGSNPNILLSSTAVASGARYGPQAGKTGLLVNGGSSAAGGGANPAPVGGIQRSRSETQANVGPGGVYNSYSSDDEDGTVDDTGYHGGAAGRSTTETTTTNENTITTTTTTGNTIAIATTTTTTIALETNKTTLERLSSSNNLSSLTPTTTSTGRGEGPTPTTPTTPTTTPTINAKFHLKPILKVHEASRTPIIQVQPKRPEERPKLKLQLPPADIDGEDGEQPVPILPKKTAPKSPQNANYVPVYNNKLVSSGNYENMEFGKPIQSPVQAQAEAEAHTQAQAPSQDSVAINDPEETPMLMQLKLFKEQQQEAAQKQEQQQQQQQREEEPQTEDDLTPTAESRPPLGEASIDYDDDDAARMRDDIQVDGDGDADSDAYADELEDDEDESTACEEYTDDDIDEALAQDDDDDDDYEEKEASSADMTDLPSDKELQQLYVNEPITPTDQQFDESHYLPMTPKKVELGQPGTLSLVATHDSYLEEENHYVEMTKGIQDEDGRNNYEIMCIASTSSSKITKAEPVYMELAGVKASAAATAAEEAHCSSGRSTLKKGKKSGTETLKKKSKKRQGKDMPDILKPAKSALALASDSSDADDESSRQQLEAKKLRSRSRFSLSDTFRPASYYLGASTPLNNYAESSDSEILPPPPIPDSPPPMEELKTEEIFSSEHYDTVKRRDSKVNLSYEQLPKMHASNTSLNLSKTDPSTTLKSSRLSLPDHFAKGRGGTTSRAAATATKGTATPTVLLKQHHARTLSDSNYSCQTDNSSSRTSSDLELYRKRGQQRPSPARCPSNNSLPLRYVGDSSENESSVEFRQRSDSELDRQRSRRPLSQESISEIESLSEQFEETLSSHELDTYLSHLQGRDLLPYQHTSTSHATPTSHLLNDANAAAGADILTNLIKPPKTFRNADDGDGEQHFYGNIHFLSSTDSIQQLGEGGAAVAAAAAAYLTPMHSRNNSNISTQSAPYYYSELPAPLPLNNQRDIHAHGLNIAHIHNPIDRHQFNMDALVDKDQAIDSKNLYCVKANNEKLSYSSNKNLNLKAGQAQLKLNNMQLVGGEAVEGPAGESGVSGSSPSSSGTQSHPLNPAHSFLTTTKNTNLARKSIGGSLLDEGPHSDSGNDGVNVHGVGVDKCRPSAESAGPEGGPLLTAGRVTCNNGNQLSVLGGELLWEEDTLWRESLRRVSQRHARSLDDLDRITAGPICSTPKTKLSREVTYVNDSQKPPQRHQQSASDEHDVYVQLMGNSSQTTHSQDQTDSDVYEVLREDTASNLSHKSNELDRETIRQWDAMSSGLMKTTSHNVETASPMATSARTPTSTRSASGSGPKVSLPLTSSVRSIIQQLNGSGQSNTDDDNGNPIVVASISVRNVNNLPMGNLTVKPDPSDGQQESAFAPYYGSAAETKYAKATVLTDRGLYASGAGPSTSTPQHQQQQEQQQQQQQFRMRRVGSRAEIDMLERETSSQIRNRLRSAEGLTRAESIQRLDYLKQHLLDLERQYEKSKPLVNLVDNMVKLGSLYRNDANGRAQPATLDRLEFNQRMQERQMLQEEQKQWERLSPNQAELQAKVRELYQLDQLLQEESGILQSLQRDKEDLERALGGLRARIHDSNATPMALEAAKKQQHILERELSRVHQLLAENSKKLEQTVAGNARLEQELLLLRQKVQATRASTSNGMLANDGSHVNGGDQTAVVLQSELERVQSLVGDMQRQRHELSSAVRQLTENSTRLYQEIGNKEMTAVNGGGSTNGSLKKRSNSTSWTETDLDANMQQWNGSRQNLNDSTLNLSTPLYVDTNSSAKLSDYNRYNGGGSSDALEMSGVDSDGFLDSNPFANLSNLEKQEIKTVRIVKRESERRHRDRSERGLSSSIQNLDQVLEEEQYAQQQQQLAQHQQQQQLYGHSLEEQMTNGHHSRSKSLPRNYSEPPKPRNSRHMNGGGAVKQNGHHYNGSSYDYDRNSNYEHQPPPPPAPSSAPIPQSNGHHHQNHHQSHHQQQREHLNPLANAYFAKQLQQQANPSRDSARVALRTKTDSLQSLNKSLTDISPEPVFQSVAARQIINEMSAGSASEDTEKIVEKVPPPHKHRRAVPREKRRHYTAPNNVNQKAMEKVQAENDMNRNNTNWRARDDLDMEVALRPRMNAPDVVRSALGQGEKISENTIDNLLLAPNKIVIPERYIPETTPELSPEEKKRRQEKVESIKKMLAEAPISSNENESLPPSKITAEKKQREHLLQLNQILAQQVMQVSKIVAGNPTSHN from the exons atgTTTGGCTGCATCTATCAGCTGTGGGATTG GTTGGAGGCGCCACCGCTCTTCACGGCCGGCACCATGGACGCCAAGAagttgcagcagctgcaggaggcGGCCATACtggcccagcagcagaaaaagctGCCGCTGGCGTACCAAACGAATCTCATGGACTACCGCACGGCCACACATTCGCCGGCGGCGATCTACCACCAAGCGCTGTATCAGCAATCTCCCACGGCCACCAGCTCCAGCGGCGGCGGGCCCCTCTCCCCCATCGAGATGCAGCCGCAGTCGAAGCACCACCATCTGATGAAGCACGGCCACGGGGGCACTTCGAGCAGCTCCCACAGCTCCCCCTATCATCAGTCATACTCGAGCAGCGGCGGGACGGGCGAGCAGATCTACCAGTCGCCCACGGAGCGCACCTAcctggcggcggcggggcgGCTGCAGGCCAGCAATGCGATGGCCGGACACAATCCGATATCGGCGCTGCAGGCCCAGTACCAGCAGCTGCATCAGGCCAAGATGCACGCCAAGTTGGCCACCCAGAACGAGGCggcccaccagcagcagcgaaccTTTGCTATGCGGCAGGCCATCAATCCACCGACAGGCCACTACCACATGAGTCAGTCCCCCAGCATGGTGTCCAACATGACGACCATtactcagcagcagcagcaacagcagcagcaattgttgcaacagcagcagcagagggctCCCCCCTCCACGCTGAATCTGCAGAATCAATATCAGCCGGCGCAGGGTCCGTTgaagctgcaacagcagcagcagcaacagcagcagcagcagcagcagcaaccgcagATGCCGAAACACTACCAGGAGCAGCTTTATGCtcaccagcaacagctccagcttcagcagcaacaacaacagcaacaacaacagcaacaacagcagcagcagcaacatcgcCATAAAGCAGATCTCCAGACACCAGGCAGCGAGCACGGGACGGTCTACATCCAGCAGAATCATCCCGGACACGTGGTTAACCAGGCCTGTCAGACCCAGATATCCACGGTGAAGCCCAAGGCGACGCCCAGCTCCGAAGAGTCCTCATCCACATCTACCAAGAGTCCCACTCACGCGCCACTCGATCGCAAGAAGAGCGCGGGCTCCATTCAGGCTCTCAAGTCGCCCATCACCAAGCGGCCACCCACTTCGCCCGTCActctgtctggctggctgcaCAAGCAGGGCTCCGATGGCCTGAAGGTGTGGCGCAAGCGGTGGTTCGTCCTGGCCGAGTACTGCATGTACTACTACAAGGGGCCCGAGGAGGAGAAGCTGCTGGGGTCGGTGCTGTTGCCTTCGTATCGTGTGTCCGCCTGTTTGCCGGAGGACAAGATCTACCGCAAGTTTGCCTTCAAGTGCGAGCACCAGAACATGAGAACCTACTGGCTGGCGGCGGAGAGTGCCGACGCCATGATGCAGTGGGTGCGAGCCCTGGCGGCGGCCAGTCTGATGCAGGCTCCTAGCAGCGGTGAATCGGAGCCGAGTGTCAGTTCCTCCCTCAACCACAGTGGGGAGAACTCGGACTCGGGCATCCACACCCTGCAATCGCAGCCCAGCAAGGGACAGCCGACGCCGTCCTCGGACAACGCCGGAAGcactggcggcggtggcgccCAGCCCCTGTACGCCAATGCTCCGCCCAAGCCGCGTCGCACCAACGACGGCGGCTACTCCTCCCCATCACCGGAGCACAAcgaacagccgcagcagcagcagcagtcatcTAGTCGCCGCCTGATGTCGCCCACGCAGCAGCtttaccagcagcagcagcagcaccaacaacagcagcaacaacaacgatctcagcagcagccacagcagccgcagcagcagcagcatcatgcCATCTACGACACGAGGACGGGCCACGTATCGTCcgccctgcagctgcagcaggcccagcagcagtaCAATCTGGATCATCTGGAGGCTcagttccagcagcagcagctagaCATGGAGGAGCAGATTGtccgactgcagcagcagcgggccGCCGAGGAGATCTACGGCGAGCGGGAGATATACATGGCGAAGCTGATACAGCAGCAGCGTGCcgcaggcggcggcggctatcccacccagcagcagctcctgcagGCCGAGCGACGCACTCCGGATGCCTACGGACGGTCCAAGCAACAGCGCCTCTTTgctgccgcagcagctgcagcagactACGAGGATATCTACAACATGTCGCAACTGGGCGGCGGGGGCGGTGGAGCAGTGCCCATGTCTGCCCAGGAGGCTCTACTGCAGGAGGCGGCCAGCTACCGACGGCCCCTTAGCCCGCCCAGCTACGATGGCAGCAAGCATTTGCCGGCCATGCCCCAACGATACACGCCCAACCACTTGGAG GCCAACGCTGATCAGCTAATCAATACCATGGACTTGCGTGCCCGCTCCGCAGCGGCCATCGTGCGACCACACTCGGCTGACTTTCTGGAGTATGAGGCGCGTGCCGaggccgctgcagctgcggcagccgcagcggtGGCCCAGAGCAAGCACGAAAGCGGACGTGCCCCGCGACCCAAGTCCAGCCTGGACATCAACCGCACTCCGGACAGCTTCTACTACTCGGAGGCCAGCTACGCGGAGAAGATGCGCAAGAGTGCGCTCTACCTGCAGAGCGGAGGAGCGGGCGCAGCGCAGCCACAGCAGGCGGGCAGCTATCGCACCGCAGCCGGGGACTTTGGGTCGGGCGTGAACACCATTGGATACGAGAATCCCTACGAGCGGGCGTACAAGCgccaggaactgctggccgaggcccaggcccagggtGGCGTCGCCAGCAGCATGCCACGCATGAGTCGCTCGGCCAGCCAGGGGGCAGGCTGTGGGTCGGTGGCCCGCTCTGCCTCCGCCctgccgcaacagcagcagcaccagcaccagctgcagcagcagcactcggaGGAGCTGCCTCCACTCAATGTGCATCCGGGCTCCATTTTCCCGCCCTCGATGTCCACGCAGGAGATCATATGCAAGAACGAGCAGTTCCTGCGCTCGGCCAGTGCCCGGCTACCGAAGCGCAGCGGCGGCATGGATGACGACTACTCGGCGGGCAACTCGACCACAACATCGCCCACATCGGGGGCTGTGCCCTCGCCGCAGCACGCTCAGGACGGGGAGCGCAAGCGGGAGGAGTCAATGAAGCGGCTTCTGGAGTGgaagcagcgcatgctgcagTCCCCTCTCACCCGTAAGGGCGTGCAGCAGGGCGGCAGCAACATGTCCGCCATGTCGAAGCTGGGCAGCAACCCGAACATTCTGCTCTCCTCGACGGCGGTGGCCAGTGGCGCCCGCTATGGCCCCCAGGCCGGCAAGACGGGCCTCTTGGTGAACGGCGGCAGCTCTGCCGCTGGTGGAGGAGCCAATCCGGCCCCAGTCGGAGGCATACAACGTTCCAGATCGGAGACTCAGGCCAATGTGGGACCCGGCGGAGTGTACAACAGCTACTCCTCGGACGATGAGG ATGGGACTGTGGATGATACAGGGTATCATGGTGGCGCGGCAGGAAGGTctacaacagaaacaacaacgacTAATGAAAatacaataacaacaacaacaacgacaggAAAcacaatagcaatagcaacaacaacaacaacaacaatagcattAGAAACGAACAAAACAACATTAGAAAGACTTAGTAGTAGCAACAACTTAAGCAGTttaacaccaacaacaacttcAACAGGAAGAGGAGAAggaccaacaccaacaacgccaacaacaccaacaacaacaccaacaatcAATGCAAAATTCCATCTAAAACCCATTCTGAAAGTGCACGAGGCCAGCAGAACGCCCATTATTCAGGTACAGCCCAAACGGCCCGAAGAGAGGCCTAAACTGAAATTGCAATTGCCACCGGCGGACATAGATGGGGAGGATGGGGAGCAGCCCGTTCCCATTTTGCCAAAGAAAACAGCGCCCAAGTCGCCGCAGAATGCCAATTATGTTCCCGTATACAACAATAAGCTGGTCAGCAGCGGCAACTACGAAAACATGGAATTTGGCAAGCCAATTCAGAGCCCAGTCCAAgcccaggcagaggcagaggcacatacacaggcacaggcaccgTCCCAGGATAGTGTGGCGATTAATGATCCCGAGGAGACACCAATGCTGATGCAGCTAAAGCTGTTTaaggagcagcaacaagaggCCGCAcaaaagcaggagcagcaacagcagcagcagcagagggaggaggagccacAGACCGAGGACGATTTAACGCCAACGGCAGAAAGCAGGCCTCCACTAGGAGAGGCCTCTATagattatgatgatgatgatgcagcTCGAATGAGAGACGATATACAGGTAGATGGGGATGGCGATGCCGATTCCGATGCCTATGCAGATGAATTGGAggatgatgaggatgagagCACTGCCTGTGAGGAGTACACAGATGATGACATTGACGAGGCCTTGGCgcaagatgatgatgatgatgatgattatgagGAGAAGGAGGCGTCGTCGGCTGACATGACTGACCTCCCAAGTGAtaaggagctgcagcagctttATGTCAACGAGCCCATTACGCCCACGGATCAGCAGTTCGATGAGAGCCACTATCTGCCTATGACACCCAAGAAGGTGGAACTGGGTCAACCAGGCACCCTCAGCCTGGTGGCCACGCACGACAGCTACCTGGAGGAGGAGAATCACTATGTGGAAATGACCAAGGGCATACAGGACGAGGATGGCAGAAACAACTACGAGATCATGTGCATTGCCAGCACTAGCAGCAGCAAAATAACCAAAGCGGAGCCTGTTTACATGGAGCTGGCAGGGGTCAAGgcatcggcagcagccacagcagccgaAGAGGCACACTGCTCTTCAGGTCGCTCTACGCTGAAAAAGGGTAAGAAATCCGGCACGGAGACTCTGAAGAAGAAGTCCAAGAAGAGGCAGGGCAAGGACATGCCGGATATACTGAAGCCAGCCAAAAGTGCCCTGGCCCTAGCCAGCGATAGCTCAGACGCCGACGACgagagcagcaggcagcagctggaggccaAGAAGCTGCGCTCGCGGTCGCGTTTCAGTCTGTCGGACACTTTTAGGCCGGCGTCCTACTACCTGGGCGCCTCCACGCCGCTGAACAACTATGCGGAGAGCTCGGATAGCGAAATATTGCCCCCGCCGCCCATTCCCGACTCCCCGCCGCCCATGGAGGAGCTGAAGACCGAGGAGATTTTCTCCTCGGAGCACTACGACACCGTGAAGAGGCGCGACAGCAAGGTGAACCTGTCCTACGAGCAGCTGCCCAAGATGCATGCCAGCAATACGTCCCTCAATCTGTCGAAGACCGATCCCAGCACCACGCTGAAGAGCAGTCGCCTCTCCCTGCCCGACCATTTTGCCAAGGGGCGTGGCGGCACCACATCGCGGGCTGCTGCCACGGCCACCAAAGgcactgccacgcccactgtTCTGCTGAAGCAGCATCACGCCCGCACTCTGTCCGATTCGAACTACAGCTGCCAGACGGACAACAGCTCTTCGCGTACTTCCTCGGACCTGGAACTCTATCGGAAGCGAGGACAGCAGCGTCCGTCGCCGGCCCGGTGTCCCAGCAATAACTCCCTGCCCCTGCGCTATGTGGGGGACAGCAGCGAGAACGAGTCGTCCGTGGAGTTTAGGCAGCGGTCGGACTCGGAGCTGGATCGCCAGCGGTCGCGGCGACCGCTCTCCCAGGAGTCGATCAGTGAGATCGAGTCGCTGAGCGAACAGTTCGAGGAGACTCTGAGCAGCCACGAGCTGGACACGTACCTGAGCCATCTCCAGGGCAGGGATCTGCTGCCCTATCAGCACACGAGCACTAgtcatgccacgcccaccagCCACCTGCTGAACGATGCCAATGCTGCGGCCGGCGCGGATATTCTGACCAATCTGATCAAGCCGCCGAAGACGTTCCGCAACGCGGATGACGGCGACGGGGAACAGCACTTTTACGGCAACATCCACTTCCTCTCCTCCACGGACTCCATCCAGCAGCTGGGCGAGGGCGGagcggctgtggcagcggcagcggctgcctACCTCACGCCCATGCACAGCcggaacaacagcaacatatCCACGCAATCGGCGCCGTACTATTACTCCGAGCTGCCGGCACCACTGCCGCTGAACAACCAGCGGGACATCCACGCCCATGGCCTGAACATTGCCCACATTCACAATCCCATCGATCGGCACCAGTTCAATATGGATGCCCTGGTGGACAAGGACCAGGCCATCGACAGCAAGAATCTGTACTGCGTGAAGGCCAACAACGAGAAGCTcagctacagcagcaacaagaaccTGAACCTGAAGGCGGGCCAGGCGCAGCTCAAGCTGAACAACATGCAGCTTGTGGGCGGCGAGGCAGTGGAGGGGCCGGCAGGAGAGAGCGGggtcagcggcagcagccccagcagcagcgggaccCAGAGCCATCCACTAAACCCAGCCCATTCATTTCTCACAACTACTAAAAACACAAATCTCGCTCGTAAATCGATTGGTGGTAGCCTCTTGGATGAAGGACCTCATAGCGATAGCGGTAACGATGGTGTTAACGTTCATGGTGTGGGTGTGGACAAGTGCAGACCCTCTGCAGAGTCGGCTGGCCCAGAAGGAGGCCCACTACTAACAGCAGGACGAGTGACATGcaataatggcaatcaacTCTCAGTTCTAGGTGGCGAGCTGCTCTGGGAGGAGGACACCCTGTGGCGGGAGAGTCTGCGTCGCGTCTCGCAGCGGCATGCTCGCTCCTTGGACGATCTCGACAGGATTACCGCCGGCCCCATATGCAGCACGCCCAAGACCAAGCTCAGCCGTGAGGTGACCTATGTGAATGACAGCCAGAAGCCTCCCCAGCGGCACCAACAGTCGGCCAGCGACGAGCACGATGTCTATGTGCAGCTGATGGGCAACAGCTCTCAGACCACTCACAGCCAGGATCAGACCGATTCGGATGTGTACGAGGTGCTGCGCGAGGACACTGCCTCGAATCTGTCACACAAATCGAACGAACTGGATCGCGAAACCATCCGCCAATGGGATGCCATGTCAAGTGGCCTAATGAAAACCACCAGCCACAATGTGGAGACCGCATCGCCAATGGCAACATCAGCCAGGACACCCACATCCACACGCAGTGCTAGTGGCAGTGGGCCCAAGGTCAGCCTGCCGCTGACCAGCAGTGTGCGCTCCATCATCCAGCAGCTGAATGGCAGTGGCCAAAGTAATACCGACGATGACAATGGTAATCCCATTG TTGTAGCCTCGATTTCCGTGCGCAATGTGAACAATTTGCCCATGGGGAATCTGACAGTGAAGCCGGATCCATCCGATGGCCAGCAGGAGTCGGCCTTTGCCCCCTACTATGGCAGTGCCGCGGAAACGAAATACGCCAAGGCCACAGTGCTGACGGATCGCGGCCTCTACGCCTCTGGAGCTGgtccatccacatccacgccgcagcatcagcaacagcaggagcagcagcagcagcagcagcagttccggATGCGACGTGTTGGCAGTCGGGCGGAAATCGATATGCTAGAGCGGGAGACGAGCAGCCAGATTAGG AACCGCCTGCGCAGTGCCGAGGGTCTGACCCGGGCAGAGAGCATCCAGCGACTGGACTACTTGAAGCAGCACCTGCTCGACCTGGAGCGGCAGTACGAGAAGAGCAAGCCGTTGGTCAATCTGGTGGACAACATGGTAAAGCTGGGCTCTCTGTACCGCAACGATGCCAACGGGCGGGCCCAGCCGGCCACTCTGGATCGCCTGGAGTTCAATCAGCGAATGCAGGAGCGCCAGAtgctgcaggaggagcaaAAACAGTGGGAACGCCTCAGCCCCAATCAGGCAGAGTTGCAG GCCAAAGTACGAGAGCTGTACCAGCTCGATCAGCTGCTGCAGGAAGAGTCGGGCATCTTGCAGAGCTTGCAGCGCGACAAGGAGGACCTGGAGAGGGCCCTGGGCGGCCTGCGGGCACGCATCCACGACAGCAACGCCACTCCCATGGCACTGGAGGCggccaagaagcagcagcacatccTGGAGCGCGAACTGTCGCGTGTccaccagctgctggccgAGAACTCAAAG AAACTGGAGCAAACCGTAGCCGGAAATGCCCGTCTCGAGCAagagctgctcctgctccgtcAGAAGGTACAGGCCACGCgggccagcaccagcaacggCATGTTGGCCAACGATGGGTCCCATGTGAATGGCGGCGACCAGACAGCTGTCGTGTTGCAGTCGGAGTTGGAGCGGGTGCAGTCCCTGGTGGGCGACATGCAGCGACAGCGCCATGAACTGAGCTCGGCCGTGCGTCAACTCACGGAGAACTCGACGCGTCTGTACCAGGAGATTGGCAACAAGGAAATGACAGCCGTCAATGGGGGTGGCTCCACCAATGGCAGCCTCAAGAAGCGCAGCAACTCGACCAGCTGGACAGAGACCGATCTGGATGCCAATATGCAGCAGTGGAACGGCAGTCGTCAGAACCTCAACGACTCGACCCTCAATCTGTCCACACCGCTCTATGTGGACACCAACAGCTCGGCCAAGTTGAGCGACTACAATCGCTACAAcggaggcggcagcagcgatgCCCTGGAAATGAGTGGCGTGGACAGCGATGGCTTCTTGGACAGCAATCCGTTCGCCAATTTGAGCAATCTCGAGAAGCAGGAGATCAAAACGGTTCGCATCGTGAAGCGGGAGTCGGAGCGGCGTCATCGCGATCGCAGCGAGCGTGGTCTCAGCAGCTCCATACAGAACCTGGACCAGGTGCTGGAGGAGGAACAGtacgcccagcagcagcaacagctagctcagcaccagcagcagcagcaactgtaTGGCCACAGCCTGGAGGAGCAGATGACCAACGGACATCATAGCCGCTCAAAGTCGTTGCCGCGGAACTACAGCGAGCCCCCGAAGCCCAGGAACAGTCGCCACATGAACGGCGGTGGAGCCGTGAAGCAGAACGGCCACCACTACAACGGCAGCAGCTACGATTACGACAGGAACAGCAACTACGAGCAtcagccgccgccaccaccagcaccgtCATCGGCGCCCATACCACAGAGCAATGGCCACCACCATCAGAACCATCATCAGAgtcaccaccagcagcagcgggagcatCTGAATCCTCTGGCCAATGCCTATTTCGCcaagcaactgcagcagcaggcgaatCCCTCGCGGGACAGTGCCAGGGTGGCACTACGCACCAAGACAGACTCATTGCAGAGCCTCAACAAGAGCCTGACGGACATCAGCCCCGAGCCGGTGTTCCAGAGCGTGGCCGCTCGTCAGATCATCAATGAAATGTCCGCTGGCTCGGCGTCGGAGGACACCGAGAAGATTGTCGAGAAggtgccgccgccgcacaAACATCGACGGGCAGTGCCCCGCGAGAAGCGACGTCACTATACTGCACCCAACAATGTAAACCAGAAGGCCATGGAGAAGGTGCAGGCGGAGAATGACATGAATCGCAAT AACACAAACTGGCGTGCCCGCGATGATCTGGACATGGAGGTGGCCCTGAGGCCGCGCATGAATGCCCCCGATGTGGTGCGTTCGGCACTGGGACAGGGAGAGAAGATCTCTGAGAATACCATTGATAACTTGCTCTTGGCCCCCAACAAAATAGTCATTCCCGAGCGTTACATACCAGAAACA ACGCCCGAACTATCGCCAGAGGAGAAGAAGCGGCGCCAGGAGAAGGTCGAGTCCATTAAGAAGATGCTGGCCGAGGCGCCTATTAGCAGCAAC GAGAACGAGAGCCTGCCGCCGAGCAAAATCACAGCAGAAAAGAAGCAGCGCGAGCACTTGCTGCAGCTCAACCAGATCCTGGCCCAGCAGGTGATGCAAGTCAGCAAGATTGTGGCCG GCAATCCCACTAGTCACAACTAA